The Dehalobacter sp. genome window below encodes:
- a CDS encoding replication protein, giving the protein MAKGDRENFKADTEDGYTRIADLLLEALAMAKLNGVQKGICLFLWRRTYGWDQKEDQISLKEFAQACDTSEPYISRQLKQLIQWKVIIRTSYEPGKVPGYTFNTRVAQWDKGCINVQGLSECAIQGLYICARVNQDSALEPQGIELPLYTDHKHINNNNNDHDKAGKSDLSTGKLATEEDGQDSKELFTVFEKEFGRPLSPIEFEQINQWVGEHSELLVREALKRAVLLGKFNFKYIDSILLEWKKNNIQTIQAVQDYDAEFEKRKVQARSRDGPKKGQARAPDPGEMKEKEFIRGLYNKGLQDPAKEKKKEFIRTLYL; this is encoded by the coding sequence ATGGCTAAGGGCGACCGGGAAAATTTTAAGGCTGACACAGAAGACGGGTACACAAGAATAGCGGATTTACTCCTGGAAGCCCTGGCCATGGCAAAGTTGAACGGGGTGCAAAAGGGTATTTGCCTTTTCCTGTGGCGCCGTACCTACGGCTGGGACCAGAAGGAGGATCAGATTTCCTTAAAAGAGTTTGCCCAGGCTTGCGATACAAGTGAGCCGTACATATCCAGGCAGCTAAAACAGCTCATTCAATGGAAGGTAATAATCCGCACTTCGTATGAGCCTGGCAAAGTACCGGGGTATACCTTTAATACAAGGGTTGCACAATGGGATAAGGGTTGTATAAATGTACAAGGGTTATCCGAATGTGCAATACAAGGGTTGTACATATGTGCAAGGGTTAACCAAGACTCAGCCTTAGAGCCGCAAGGGATTGAGCTACCCCTATATACAGATCATAAACATATTAATAATAATAATAATGATCATGATAAAGCGGGCAAATCAGATTTATCCACAGGCAAGTTGGCCACAGAAGAAGATGGCCAAGACTCGAAAGAATTGTTTACCGTCTTTGAAAAAGAGTTTGGCCGGCCACTTTCGCCAATAGAATTTGAACAGATTAATCAATGGGTTGGTGAACATTCGGAACTGCTTGTCAGAGAGGCATTAAAACGAGCAGTTTTACTGGGCAAATTCAATTTTAAGTATATAGACAGCATCCTGCTCGAGTGGAAAAAGAATAACATCCAGACCATCCAGGCGGTACAGGATTATGATGCTGAGTTTGAAAAGAGGAAGGTGCAGGCTAGATCAAGGGATGGCCCGAAAAAAGGACAAGCCAGGGCACCTGATCCTGGTGAGATGAAGGAGAAAGAGTTTATTAGGGGCTTATATAACAAAGGGCTGCAGGACCCGGCTAAAGAGAAGAAAAAGGAGTTTATCAGGACTCTCTATCTTTAG